The Streptomyces camelliae genome window below encodes:
- a CDS encoding thiamine pyrophosphate-binding protein, with the protein MTHDHDLVLRPTARQTAAALNPPPGRSGGDLVVETLAGLGATTVFGLPGQHALGMFDALRRSSLRYVGLRVENNAGFAADAYGRITGEAAPLLLSTGPGALTSLAALQEAAAASAPVLAISSQIPTAGLGGGRHGYLHELPDQSASFRGVVKSVHTVRTQSQIPSAIAAAWKSALTAPHGPVWVEIPQDVLLAPTALPVVTAVDATPEELVPRVELTAVAADLLSHASRPAIIAGGGVVRSDASGKLCRLAEKLDAPVVTTFGGKGAFPWNHPLSLQSWLEDRHTTDFLEDADVLLVVGSGLGELSSNYHTFKPRGRVIQIEADLGKLESNHPALGIHADARLALQALLETVEERTDATAPERVRELLAKVGARIASQELTLEQEVLAAVRRALPAAAPSFWDMTILAYWAWSAFDPRGTNLMHSAQGAGGLGYGFPAALGAAAADPTRPVLAVSGDGGALYSIAELATARQYDLPVTWLIVDDGGYGILREYMTDAFGQATATELTRPDYVALAESFGVPGVRTTPETLEEDLRKALSAPGPSVVVLPAVLRMFAPTHVG; encoded by the coding sequence GTGACTCACGACCACGACCTGGTGCTCCGCCCGACCGCTCGGCAGACGGCGGCCGCGCTGAATCCCCCTCCCGGCCGCAGCGGCGGAGACCTGGTCGTGGAAACGCTGGCCGGGCTCGGCGCGACGACGGTCTTCGGCCTGCCCGGCCAGCACGCCCTCGGCATGTTCGACGCCCTGCGCCGCTCGTCGCTGCGCTATGTGGGCCTGCGGGTGGAGAACAACGCGGGCTTCGCGGCGGACGCGTACGGCCGGATCACGGGCGAGGCGGCACCCTTGCTGCTCTCGACGGGTCCGGGAGCGCTGACCTCGCTCGCGGCCTTGCAGGAGGCGGCGGCGGCCTCGGCTCCCGTGCTGGCGATCAGCAGCCAGATCCCGACGGCGGGCCTGGGCGGCGGCCGCCACGGCTACCTCCACGAACTCCCGGACCAGTCGGCCTCGTTCCGGGGTGTGGTCAAGTCCGTCCACACGGTCCGTACGCAGTCCCAGATCCCGTCCGCGATCGCGGCGGCCTGGAAGTCGGCCCTGACGGCCCCGCACGGCCCGGTGTGGGTGGAGATCCCGCAGGACGTACTGCTGGCGCCGACCGCGCTGCCGGTGGTGACGGCGGTGGACGCGACGCCGGAGGAGTTGGTCCCGCGTGTCGAACTGACGGCGGTGGCCGCCGACTTGCTGTCGCACGCGTCCCGCCCGGCGATCATCGCGGGCGGCGGGGTCGTGCGATCGGACGCGTCGGGCAAGCTGTGCCGGCTGGCCGAGAAGCTGGACGCTCCGGTCGTGACGACGTTCGGCGGCAAGGGTGCGTTCCCGTGGAACCACCCCCTGTCCCTCCAGTCCTGGCTGGAGGACCGGCACACGACGGACTTCCTGGAGGACGCGGACGTCCTGCTGGTCGTCGGCTCGGGCCTGGGTGAACTGTCCTCCAACTACCACACGTTCAAGCCCCGGGGCCGAGTGATCCAGATCGAGGCGGACCTCGGCAAACTGGAGTCCAACCACCCGGCACTGGGCATCCACGCGGACGCCCGCCTGGCGTTGCAGGCCCTGCTGGAGACGGTGGAGGAGCGGACGGACGCGACGGCGCCGGAGCGGGTGCGAGAGCTGCTGGCGAAGGTCGGTGCCCGTATCGCCTCGCAGGAACTCACCCTGGAACAGGAGGTGTTGGCCGCCGTCCGGCGCGCGCTGCCCGCAGCGGCACCCTCCTTCTGGGACATGACGATCCTGGCGTACTGGGCCTGGTCGGCGTTCGACCCCCGGGGCACGAACCTGATGCACTCGGCCCAGGGTGCCGGCGGCCTCGGCTACGGCTTCCCGGCGGCGCTGGGCGCGGCGGCGGCGGACCCCACCCGCCCGGTCCTGGCGGTGTCGGGCGACGGCGGCGCCCTCTACTCGATCGCGGAACTGGCCACGGCACGCCAGTACGACCTCCCGGTCACCTGGCTGATCGTCGACGACGGCGGCTACGGCATCCTCCGCGAGTACATGACGGACGCCTTCGGCCAGGCCACGGCCACGGAACTGACGCGGCCGGACTACGTGGCCCTGGCGGAGTCCTTCGGCGTGCCGGGGGTACGGACGACTCCGGAGACCCTGGAGGAGGACCTGAGGAAGGCGCTGTCGGCTCCGGGGCCGTCGGTGGTGGTGCTCCCGGCGGTCCTGCGGATGTTCGCGCCGACGCACGTGGGCTAG
- a CDS encoding phosphotransferase enzyme family protein, whose amino-acid sequence MEASEVPRAVAAAMSIASSCGLTTDDALVLHDSNKLTLRLLPCDVLARVAPVAQQVAQFEVELAQRLAESGCPVAALDPRVEPRVHERDGFVVTLWTYYEPVTPREVSPADYADALARLHAGMRTLDVPAPRFTDRVEQAQQLLANRDRTPALADADRELLGDTLRSLRRVIGERGGAEQLLHGEPHPGNVLTTKNGLLFIDLETCCRGPVAFDLAHAPEEVSEHCPGVDQDVLRACRILVLAMITTWRWDRGDQLPNGRRLRTEWLGRIRAALDRGFVQDEGSG is encoded by the coding sequence ATGGAGGCGTCAGAGGTCCCGCGTGCGGTGGCCGCAGCCATGTCGATCGCCTCATCATGTGGCCTGACAACCGACGACGCGCTCGTTCTCCATGACTCGAACAAGCTCACGCTGCGTCTGCTGCCCTGTGACGTCCTGGCCCGGGTGGCACCTGTGGCGCAGCAGGTCGCACAGTTCGAGGTCGAGCTCGCTCAGCGGCTCGCCGAATCCGGGTGCCCTGTGGCTGCTCTCGATCCGCGAGTGGAGCCACGCGTCCATGAGCGCGATGGCTTCGTGGTCACGCTATGGACCTACTACGAACCCGTGACCCCCCGAGAGGTCTCACCGGCCGACTACGCCGACGCGCTCGCGCGGCTGCATGCCGGCATGCGCACGCTCGATGTCCCGGCACCGCGTTTCACGGATCGAGTCGAGCAGGCTCAGCAACTGCTGGCGAACCGCGACCGCACTCCCGCCCTCGCCGACGCGGACCGGGAACTGCTCGGCGACACGTTACGAAGCCTGAGGCGAGTGATCGGCGAGCGCGGCGGCGCCGAGCAGCTGCTGCACGGTGAGCCGCACCCGGGCAACGTGCTCACCACGAAGAACGGGCTGCTGTTCATCGACCTTGAGACGTGTTGCCGTGGGCCCGTCGCATTCGACCTCGCCCATGCGCCCGAAGAAGTCAGCGAGCACTGTCCGGGTGTCGATCAGGACGTGCTGCGTGCGTGCCGGATCCTCGTGCTGGCGATGATCACGACGTGGCGCTGGGATCGAGGCGACCAACTCCCGAACGGGCGCCGGCTGCGCACGGAGTGGCTCGGCCGGATCCGAGCAGCACTCGATCGTGGATTCGTCCAGGACGAGGGGAGCGGGTAA
- the speB gene encoding agmatinase gives MSSNETPRGPVDSSRIPRYAGPATFARLPRLDEVGTADVAVVGVPFDSGVSYRPGARFGGNAIREASRLLRPYNPAQDASPFALAQVADGGDIAVNPFNINEAVETVEAAADELLGTGARLMTLGGDHTIALPLLRSVAKKHGPVALLHFDAHLDTWDTYFGAEYTHGTPFRRAVEEGILDTSALSHVGTRGPLYGKQDLTDDEKMGFGIVTSADIYRRGADEVADQLRQRIGDRPLYISIDIDCLDPAHAPGTGTPEAGGMTSRELLEILRGLASCNLVSADVVEVAPAYDHAEITSVAASHTAYELTTIMSRQIAAARKDSAAK, from the coding sequence ATGAGCAGCAACGAGACGCCCCGCGGCCCCGTCGACTCCTCCCGCATCCCGCGGTACGCCGGCCCCGCGACCTTCGCCCGGCTGCCCCGCCTGGACGAGGTCGGCACCGCCGACGTCGCCGTCGTGGGCGTGCCGTTCGACTCCGGCGTCTCGTACCGGCCGGGCGCCCGCTTCGGCGGCAACGCCATCCGCGAGGCGTCCCGGCTGCTGCGCCCGTACAACCCGGCGCAGGACGCGTCGCCGTTCGCCCTCGCCCAGGTCGCGGACGGCGGCGACATCGCCGTGAACCCGTTCAACATCAACGAGGCCGTCGAGACCGTCGAGGCGGCGGCGGACGAGCTGCTCGGCACGGGCGCCCGGCTGATGACCCTCGGTGGCGACCACACCATCGCGCTGCCCCTGCTGCGGAGCGTGGCCAAGAAGCACGGCCCGGTGGCGCTGCTGCACTTCGACGCCCACCTGGACACGTGGGACACGTACTTCGGCGCCGAGTACACCCACGGCACCCCGTTCCGCCGCGCGGTGGAGGAGGGCATCCTCGACACCTCGGCCCTCTCCCACGTGGGTACGCGCGGACCCCTGTACGGCAAGCAGGACCTCACCGACGACGAGAAGATGGGCTTCGGCATCGTCACCTCGGCCGACATCTACCGCCGGGGCGCCGACGAGGTGGCCGACCAGCTGCGCCAGCGCATCGGCGACCGCCCGCTGTACATCTCCATCGACATCGACTGCCTCGACCCGGCCCACGCGCCCGGCACGGGCACGCCGGAGGCGGGCGGCATGACCTCGCGGGAGCTGCTGGAGATCCTGCGCGGCCTGGCATCCTGCAACCTGGTGTCGGCGGACGTGGTCGAGGTCGCCCCGGCGTACGACCACGCGGAGATCACCTCGGTCGCGGCCTCCCACACGGCCTACGAACTGACCACCATCATGAGCCGCCAGATCGCGGCGGCCCGGAAGGACTCGGCAGCGAAGTGA
- a CDS encoding sodium:solute symporter: MAVDYTVIVVYLAGMLAMGWWGMRRARSKSEFLVAGRRLGPAMYSGTMAAIVLGGASTIGGVGLGYQYGLSGAWMVFTIGLGLLALSVFFSARIARLKVYTVSEMLDLRYGGRAGLISGVVMWAYTLMLAVTSTIAYATIFDVLFDMNRTLAIVLGGSIVVAYSTLGGMWSITLTDMVQFVVKTIGVLLLLLPIAVVKAGGFSEMKAKLPTSYFDPLGIGGQTIFTYVLIYTFGMLIGQDIWQRVFTARGDRTAKWGGTVAGTYCLAYALAGAVIGTAAKVLYPKLGSPDDAFATIVKDELPVGVRGLVLAAALAAVMSTSSGALIACATVANNDIWSRLRGAVRRDGADHDEVGGNRAFILIMGVAVIGTAIALNNVVEALTVAYNLLVGGLLVPILGGLLWKRGTVQGALASVIVGGLAVIGLMAGYGILANEPVYYGLLASLAAYVTVSLATRPTDETVLTAWRERLAGRSPSELSSEPVPAHQ; encoded by the coding sequence ATGGCCGTCGACTACACAGTGATCGTCGTCTATCTCGCCGGCATGCTGGCCATGGGCTGGTGGGGCATGCGCCGCGCCAGGTCGAAGAGCGAGTTCCTGGTGGCCGGCCGCCGCCTGGGACCGGCCATGTACTCCGGCACCATGGCGGCGATCGTCCTCGGCGGCGCGTCCACCATCGGCGGGGTGGGACTGGGCTACCAGTACGGCCTGTCCGGCGCGTGGATGGTCTTCACCATCGGGCTCGGGCTCCTCGCCCTGTCGGTCTTCTTCTCCGCCCGCATCGCCCGGCTGAAGGTCTACACGGTCTCCGAGATGCTGGACCTGCGCTACGGCGGCCGGGCCGGCCTGATCTCCGGCGTGGTCATGTGGGCGTACACCCTGATGCTGGCGGTCACCTCGACGATCGCCTACGCCACGATCTTCGACGTCCTGTTCGACATGAACCGGACCCTCGCGATCGTCCTCGGCGGCTCGATCGTCGTCGCCTACTCCACCCTCGGCGGCATGTGGTCGATCACCCTGACGGACATGGTCCAGTTCGTCGTGAAGACGATCGGCGTGCTGCTCCTGCTCCTGCCGATCGCCGTGGTCAAGGCGGGCGGCTTCAGCGAGATGAAGGCCAAGCTGCCCACCTCGTACTTCGACCCGCTGGGCATCGGCGGCCAGACGATCTTCACGTACGTCCTGATCTACACGTTCGGCATGCTGATCGGCCAGGACATCTGGCAGCGCGTGTTCACCGCCCGCGGTGACAGGACCGCCAAGTGGGGCGGCACGGTGGCCGGAACCTACTGTCTGGCCTACGCCCTCGCCGGCGCGGTGATCGGTACGGCCGCCAAGGTGCTCTACCCGAAGCTGGGCAGCCCCGACGACGCCTTCGCCACCATCGTCAAGGACGAACTCCCCGTCGGCGTACGCGGGTTGGTGCTGGCCGCCGCCCTCGCCGCCGTGATGTCGACGTCCTCCGGCGCCCTGATCGCCTGCGCGACGGTCGCCAACAACGACATCTGGTCGCGGCTGCGCGGTGCCGTACGGCGCGACGGTGCGGACCATGACGAGGTCGGCGGCAACCGCGCCTTCATCCTGATCATGGGCGTGGCGGTGATCGGTACGGCGATCGCGCTGAACAACGTGGTCGAGGCGCTCACGGTGGCGTACAACCTGCTCGTCGGCGGCCTGCTCGTGCCCATCCTCGGCGGCCTGCTGTGGAAGCGCGGCACGGTGCAGGGCGCGCTGGCGTCGGTGATCGTCGGCGGCCTGGCGGTGATCGGCCTGATGGCGGGCTACGGCATCCTCGCCAACGAGCCGGTCTACTACGGCCTGCTCGCCTCCCTGGCCGCCTACGTCACCGTGTCCCTGGCCACCAGGCCCACCGACGAGACCGTCCTCACCGCCTGGCGCGAGCGCCTCGCCGGACGGTCCCCCTCCGAACTCTCGTCCGAACCGGTACCGGCTCACCAGTAG